A DNA window from Thermosynechococcaceae cyanobacterium Okahandja contains the following coding sequences:
- a CDS encoding MBL fold metallo-hydrolase has protein sequence MLFRQLFDQATWTYSYLIADEKTGEAALVDSVLEQVDRDLLLMEQLGLKLRYCLETHVHADHITGAGKLRQQTGCRTLVPEKAKADCADGFLKDQDTIYVGAIPIQAIATLGHTDSHLAFLVNGTHLLTGDSLFIRGCGRTDFQSGDAGALYDAVTQRLFTLPEDTLVYPGHDYRGHTVSTIGEEKRFNPRFVGRDRQQFIEFMANLNLPNPQKMMEAVPANERCGLAVAAV, from the coding sequence ATGTTATTCCGGCAGTTATTTGACCAAGCCACGTGGACCTATTCCTATCTCATTGCCGACGAAAAGACGGGGGAGGCTGCCCTCGTCGATAGTGTGCTCGAGCAAGTGGATCGAGACCTGCTGTTGATGGAGCAGTTGGGGTTAAAACTGCGCTACTGCCTAGAAACTCATGTTCATGCCGACCATATTACCGGTGCGGGCAAGCTGCGGCAGCAAACGGGTTGTCGCACCCTTGTGCCGGAAAAGGCTAAAGCGGACTGTGCCGATGGGTTTCTCAAGGATCAAGACACCATTTATGTCGGTGCTATTCCCATTCAGGCGATCGCCACCTTGGGGCATACCGACAGTCACCTCGCGTTTTTGGTCAACGGCACCCATCTGCTGACGGGGGACTCGCTGTTCATTCGCGGCTGTGGGCGCACCGATTTTCAAAGCGGGGATGCTGGGGCGCTCTACGATGCGGTAACCCAGCGCCTCTTTACCCTTCCCGAGGACACGCTAGTGTATCCCGGCCATGACTATCGCGGCCATACGGTTTCGACCATTGGGGAAGAGAAACGGTTTAATCCCCGCTTTGTCGGGCGCGATCGCCAACAGTTTATTGAGTTTATGGCCAACCTGAACCTGCCGAACCCCCAAAAAATGATGGAAGCCGTACCCGCCAACGAGCGCTGTGGCTTAGCGGTAGCGGCTGTTTAG